In bacterium, the DNA window ATGGAAAATATTGAAACAGGAGGACGAAGAGGTAATATTCCAAAAATTAGTTAAAGGCGGAATAATATTAACAAAAAAATACAGCCTGAACAAAGAGAACGCAAGCGTTCTGGATGTTGAAATCACGCTGAAAAACGAAGGCATAAAAGATGTTGATATAGAAGGGCCGACAGTTATATGGCCCAAAGGCCTGGGCAGCACAAGCGATCCGAAAGCGGAAAAGCTTGTGAGGATAAAAAGAGGCGGAGTGGCCAGAATAGACAGCAAACCGTTCACCAAAGATACGGGAGACAACGTAAAACAGGGGATTGTAAACTTTGCGGGCATTCAGGACCGTTATTTCATAGCCATAATAATACCTGAATCCACATCCCAGGGTTATATCAGCAGGCCATTAGATAAAGACCAAAGCCAGGTAGGCGTTATTTATACGGGGGGAACGCTCCAGGCGAACGAAAAAAGATTGTACAAAATGAAACTTTACATGGGGGCCAAGGAATACAATGCCCTGAAAAAGCTCAATGTCGGAGCCGAAGAGCTTGTTTTTTCCGGATGGACCTTTTTTTTCAGGGCTGATTTATGGTTCCCGTGGATGTGCAATATACTGCTTTTGCTGTTAAACTTTTTCAATAAATTTTTCCATAATTACGGAATTTCTATAATACTGGTGACAATTTTAACCAAAGTCATCACTTATCCTGCTATGAGAGCGCAGTTTAAATCAATGAGGAAAATGCAGGACCTGGCGCCCAAAATACAGGCAATCAAGGCCAAACATAAAGACAACCCGCAAAAACTTAATCAGGAAACGATGGAACTGTATAAGAAACATAAAGTTAATCCGATGGGCGGTTGTCTTCCGATGCTTGCCCAGATGCCGATTTTTATAGCGTTTTATATTGTGATTTACAGGGCTGTTGAACTAAGAGGCGCCTCTTTTATCAATTTGCACCTGAATCTTCCCGCATCCCTGGGGAGCGCCGCCCTGTGGATTACAGACCTGTCGATAAAAGACCCGACCTATATACTTCCGGTACTGATGGGCGCGACAATGTTCCTCCAGCAGAAACTTTCGGGCACAAGCATGGATCCTACCCAGGCAAAGGCGATGATGATAATGCCGCTGGTATTTACATTTATCTTTCTTTCTTTCCCGTCAGGGCTGGTTCTTTATTGGCTGATCAGCAATTTACTTTCAATCATCCAGCAGATTTATCATAATGTTGAAGAAGGAAAGACCTGGAACGGGAAACCGAAGGAAGTGGCCGCATGACCAACAGCCTGAAGGGGTTAGCCATGTTAATACGGGGCATTAGAGATTTTTAATTTAACTATGTTTTTTGTCTTTCTATCTATGTGTGTCCGTGAACATCTGTGGTTAAAAAAGCAAGTAATAAAAGTTAGAGCAGTATGTATAAAAGCGATACAATTGCGGCAATTTCAACTCCGCCCGGAGAAGGGGCAATAGGGATAATAAGATTAAGCGGTCCCGATGCCGGCAAGATTGTATCCGGGATATTCAAACCTCTCAATCCAAAAAGCTGGAAAAAAGCAACCTCTTACACCCTTCATTTAGGCGCCTTATCCTTCCGGTCCCAGGAATTAGATCAGGTAATTGTTTCTATTATGAAAGCTCCGCACACCTATACGGGGGAAGATGTCATAGAAATAAATTGCCATGGAGGCTGGCTGATATTGAACAGGATACTGGACACTGTGATTGAACTTGGGGCGCGCCTGGCAGAACCTGGTGAATTTACCAAAAGAGCTTTTTTAAACGGTAAAATGCAGCTTTCTCAGGCTGAAGCAGTTGTTGATTTGATCCGGGCAAAAACAGAGCAGGCGGCGCAAATTGCTATCCGACAGCTAAAACCGTC includes these proteins:
- the yidC gene encoding membrane protein insertase YidC produces the protein MEKRLLLAVILSMAVLFVFQFMQPKKTGDIAEPQPQNVSVEEQKIASVAETASIKTSEYLSGEKEKTVLLDNEDVQLTLSTFGASIKAAYIKNYLSEPLNPDDKTPVNLIIPEQGSDCPLAVTFKLDGSYNDETYGAWKILKQEDEEVIFQKLVKGGIILTKKYSLNKENASVLDVEITLKNEGIKDVDIEGPTVIWPKGLGSTSDPKAEKLVRIKRGGVARIDSKPFTKDTGDNVKQGIVNFAGIQDRYFIAIIIPESTSQGYISRPLDKDQSQVGVIYTGGTLQANEKRLYKMKLYMGAKEYNALKKLNVGAEELVFSGWTFFFRADLWFPWMCNILLLLLNFFNKFFHNYGISIILVTILTKVITYPAMRAQFKSMRKMQDLAPKIQAIKAKHKDNPQKLNQETMELYKKHKVNPMGGCLPMLAQMPIFIAFYIVIYRAVELRGASFINLHLNLPASLGSAALWITDLSIKDPTYILPVLMGATMFLQQKLSGTSMDPTQAKAMMIMPLVFTFIFLSFPSGLVLYWLISNLLSIIQQIYHNVEEGKTWNGKPKEVAA